The following coding sequences lie in one Musa acuminata AAA Group cultivar baxijiao chromosome BXJ3-1, Cavendish_Baxijiao_AAA, whole genome shotgun sequence genomic window:
- the LOC135629584 gene encoding urease accessory protein G isoform X1 encodes MSSQDHHHHHHHEGDHHHHTHEEGSLAAASWVGPDGRVYHSHDGLAPHSHEPIYSPGFFSKRAPPLVDRDFKERAFTVGIGGPVGTGKTALMLALCQFLRDKYSLAAVTNDIFTKEDGEFLVKHGALPEQRIRAVETGGCPHAAIREDISINLGPLEELSNLYKADILLCESGGDNLAANFSRELADYIIYIIDVSGGDKIPRKGGPGITQADLLVINKTDIAQAVGADLKIMERDALRMRDGGPFVFAQVKHRVGVEEIVNHVLQAWEAATGNRRR; translated from the exons ATGTCTTCCCAAGaccaccaccatcatcaccaCCACGAAGGCGATCACCACCATCATACCCATGA AGAAGGCTCCTTGGCCGCGGCATCGTGGGTCGGTCCGGATGGGAGAGTGTACCACTCCCACGACGGCCTGGCGCCGCACTCGCACGAGCCCATCTACTCACCGGGGTTCTTCAGCAAGCGCGCGCCGCCCCTTGTTGACAGGGACTTCAAGGAGCGCGCTTTCACTGTCGGCATCGGCGGCCCCGTCGGCACCGG AAAAACAGCTTTAATGCTGGCACTTTGCCAATTTCTACGTGACAAATACAGTCTTGCAGCG GTAACAaatgatatattcacaaaagaggATGGAGAATTCTTAGTGAAGCATGGAGCACTTCCAGAGCAAAGGATTCGTGCTGTTGAAACTGGAGGCTGCCCACATGCTGCTATACGAGAAGATATAAGTATTAATCTAGGCCCTCTGGAAGAGCTATCTAATTTGTATAAGGCAGACATACTTCTTTGTGAATCTGGAGGAG ATAATTTAGCTGCTAACTTTAGCAGAGAATTAGCAGACTATATAATTTACATCATCGATGTTTCTGGTGGTGATAAAATACCTAGAAAAGGCGGACCAGGGATAACCCAAGCAGATCTTTTG GTAATAAACAAGACAGACATAGCACAAGCGGTCGGAGCTGACTTGAAAATTATGGAAAGGGATGCACTACGCATGCGGGATGGAGGGCCTTTTGTTTTTGCTCAG GTGAAGCACAGAGTTGGCGTCGAGGAAATCGTAAACCATGTCTTGCAAGCATGGGAGGCAGCTACCGGCAATCGGCGCCGTTGA
- the LOC103999770 gene encoding serine carboxypeptidase-like 50 gives MLSFSYSHYFFARHTGGLSALILMETFVLLLYLSPFSFFAAPTTSSHLFPKEARPTRSGYLPIGPAAAANTSSAASLFFAFYEAQQPISPLPQTPLLIWLQGGPGCSSMLGNLFELGPYLVSPDSPNLRRNPDTWNHRFGLLFIDNPLGTGFSVAPSPVDVPRNQTAVAAHLISALRHFLAFDRSFHRRPLYITGESYAGKYVPSAGYYILRQNARLPPHRRINLRGVAIGNGLTHPVTQVGTHAVSAYFTVLINERQRARLVELQDEAIRLTLAANWSAASDARGKALEWLENATGLATLYDLTKKRPYDSGMLDVFLNKEEVKAALGVAKEVVWEECSEVVGEALHADVMKSTKFMVEELVRRSRVLLYQGVYDLRDGVVSTEAWIKEMKWEGLGSFMKAKREVWKLDGELVGYVQRWGSLSHVVVYGAGHLVPADQGKSAQAMIEDWVMEKGLFGGAGA, from the coding sequence ATGCTCTCTTTCTCCTACTCCCATTATTTCTTTGCCCGCCACACCGGAGGTCTCTCAGCTCTCATCCTCATGGAGACCTTTGTCCTCCTCCTCTACCTCTCGCCGTTCTCCTTCTTCGCGGCTCCCACCACCTCTTCTCATCTCTTCCCCAAAGAAGCCCGCCCAACCAGATCCGGCTACCTCCCAATCGGCCCCGCGGCGGCCGCCAACACTTCGTCGGCGGCGAGTCTCTTCTTCGCCTTCTACGAGGCCCAGCAGCCGATCTCCCCTCTACCGCAGACCCCGCTCCTCATCTGGCTCCAGGGCGGCCCCGGCTGCTCCTCCATGCTCGGCAACCTCTTTGAGCTCGGCCCCTATCTCGTCTCTCCCGACTCCCCCAACCTCCGCCGGAACCCCGACACCTGGAACCATCGCTTCGGCCTCCTCTTCATCGATAACCCCCTTGGCACCGGCTTCAGCGTCGCCCCCTCCCCCGTCGATGTCCCCCGCAACCAGACCGCCGTCGCTGCCCACCTCATCTCCGCCCTCCGCCACTTCCTCGCCTTCGATCGCTCCTTCCACCGCCGGCCCCTCTACATCACCGGCGAGAGCTATGCCGGAAAGTACGTCCCCTCCGCTGGGTATTACATCCTGCGGCAGAACGCGCGGCTGCCGCCGCACCGCCGGATCAACCTCCGCGGCGTCGCGATCGGCAACGGGCTCACGCACCCCGTCACCCAGGTCGGCACCCACGCCGTCTCCGCGTACTTCACCGTCCTGATCAACGAGCGGCAGAGGGCGCGGCTCGTGGAGCTGCAGGACGAGGCCATAAGGCTGACGCTGGCGGCCAATTGGTCGGCGGCTTCGGACGCGAGGGGCAAGGCCTTGGAGTGGCTGGAGAACGCCACGGGCCTCGCGACGCTGTACGACCTGACCAAGAAGAGGCCGTACGACTCGGGCATGTTGGACGTGTTCCTGAACAAGGAGGAGGTGAAGGCGGCGCTGGGCGTGGCCAAGGAGGTGGTGTGGGAGGAGTGCAGCGAGGTGGTCGGAGAGGCCCTTCACGCTGACGTGATGAAGAGCACTAAGTTCATGGTGGAGGAGCTGGTGAGGCGGAGCAGGGTGCTGCTGTACCAGGGGGTGTACGACCTCAGGGATGGCGTGGTGTCAACGGAGGCCTGGATCAAGGAGATGAAATGGGAAGGGCTGGGAAGCTTCATGAAGGCTAAGAGGGAGGTGTGGAAACTGGACGGCGAGCTCGTCGGGTACGTCCAGCGCTGGGGGAGCTTGAGCCATGTCGTCGTCTACGGTGCCGGCCATCTTGTGCCTGCGGACCAAGGGAAGTCAGCCCAGGCGATGATCGAGGACTGGGTCATGGAGAAGGGCTTGTTTGGGGGTGCCGGTGCTTGA
- the LOC135580991 gene encoding uncharacterized protein LOC135580991 isoform X2, which translates to MAWNFAPSSSLPKPPPWVQATERVPTKNQSVLFKPTSSEKCFSPCKASQSESVAEDTSPTSSSARNQLDLLEQLTSSSPTASGYDSLGDPPRPTIREQLSEIVGDRDGEFILPLGKKLKASLNTLTISQKRNIKRQAYLNEVEQRNDSVFFATIGAFVLLPPAVILSVAILTGYVQLFP; encoded by the exons ATGGCCTGGAACTTcgccccttcctcttctctccCCAAGCCTCCTCCTTGGGTTCAGGCTACAGAGAGAGTGCCAACAAAGAACCAGAGTGTGCTGTTCAAGCCCACAAGCTCAGAGAAGTGTTTCTCTCCCTGTAAAGCATCACAATCAGAGAGTGTTGCAGAGGATACCAGTCCAACCA GCTCATCGGCACGAAATCAACTGGATCTCTTGGAACAACTGACATCTTCCTCTCCTACTGCAAGTG GTTATGACAGTCTTGGTGATCCCCCCAGACCTACCATCCGAGAACAGCTTTCTGAAATAGTAGGAGACAGAGATGGTGAGTTCATCCTTCCACTTGGTAAGAAGCTGAAAGCAAGTCTGAATACATTGACCATATCACAGAAAAGAAACATCAAGCGACAGGCTTACCTGAATGAAGTTGAACAAAGAAACGACTCTGTCTTCTTTGCAACAATTGGAGCATTTGTGCTTCTACCACCGGCAGTCATCTTGTCTGTTGCCATATTGACTGGATATGTGCAGCTCTTCCCCTGA
- the LOC135585839 gene encoding uncharacterized protein LOC135585839 produces NQCLSEDNFDSLFRNLMDLSNSVAEHAEVEKEWVIVKKQRIVILIPPPSPVDQPESPEANSTKSTKIIRRSSGNPKKRGRRLSNSRSYKPTATISKGESHIEVELKPSAKPSENGTQTDGERLGYQRSLQNLVSPVAIGTTDNIQHHASRMPLMQHAPLTHELINGNCMVYSKMQTFMFSRKTGGIPRLPIGMSKVANWRLRALNLERKLQILGGLRTWLVSAGLGQFIHIFEKEKVGIYQLVNLTMSKLKDMGADAVGPRRKLIHAIECLCNPYYTEECSN; encoded by the coding sequence AACCAGTGTCTCTCTGAAGATAATTTTGACTCACTCTTCAGAAATCTCATGGATTTATCAAACTCGGTAGCCGAGCATGCGGAAGTGGAAAAAGAGTGGGTGATAGTTAAAAAACAAAGGATTGTCATTTTGATTCCCCCACCATCACCTGTAGACCAACCTGAGAGTCCTGAGGCAAATTCTACCAAGTCAACGAAAATCATCAGGAGGAGCTCAGGTAATCCAAAGAAAAGGGGTCGCAGGCTCTCGAACAGCCGAAGCTATAAACCTACTGCAACCATTTCTAAGGGTGAATCTCATATTGAGGTTGAACTTAAACCTTCTGCAAAACCTTCTGAAAATGGAACTCAAACTGATGGTGAGCGACTGGGATATCAAAGATCATTACAAAACCTTGTTTCTCCAGTTGCAATCGGTACTACAGATAATATTCAGCATCATGCATCTCGGATGCCATTGATGCAGCATGCACCACTAACTCATGAACTCATAAATGGAAATTGTATGGTTTATTCCAAAATGCAAACATTCATGTTCTCAAGAAAAACTGGAGGCATTCCAAGGCTACCAATTGGTATGTCAAAGGTTGCAAATTGGAGATTGCGCGCATTAAACCTTGAGAGGAAACTCCAAATATTGGGAGGGCTTAGAACCTGGCTGGTCTCAGCGGGGCTCGGTCAATTCATTCATATTTTCGAGAAGGAAAAAGTGGGAATTTATCAGTTAGTCAATCTTACAATGAGCAAACTCAAAGATATGGGTGCAGATGCAGTTGGGCCAAGGAGGAAGCTGATTCATGCCATCGAGTGTCTCTGCAATCCTTACTACACCGAGGAATGCAGTAATTAA
- the LOC135580991 gene encoding uncharacterized protein LOC135580991 isoform X1 gives MAWNFAPSSSLPKPPPWVQATERVPTKNQSVLFKPTSSEKCFSPCKASQSESVAEDTSPTINLKLVCVFKGSSARNQLDLLEQLTSSSPTASGYDSLGDPPRPTIREQLSEIVGDRDGEFILPLGKKLKASLNTLTISQKRNIKRQAYLNEVEQRNDSVFFATIGAFVLLPPAVILSVAILTGYVQLFP, from the exons ATGGCCTGGAACTTcgccccttcctcttctctccCCAAGCCTCCTCCTTGGGTTCAGGCTACAGAGAGAGTGCCAACAAAGAACCAGAGTGTGCTGTTCAAGCCCACAAGCTCAGAGAAGTGTTTCTCTCCCTGTAAAGCATCACAATCAGAGAGTGTTGCAGAGGATACCAGTCCAACCA TAAATCTGAAACTTGTGTGTGTGTTCAAAGGCTCATCGGCACGAAATCAACTGGATCTCTTGGAACAACTGACATCTTCCTCTCCTACTGCAAGTG GTTATGACAGTCTTGGTGATCCCCCCAGACCTACCATCCGAGAACAGCTTTCTGAAATAGTAGGAGACAGAGATGGTGAGTTCATCCTTCCACTTGGTAAGAAGCTGAAAGCAAGTCTGAATACATTGACCATATCACAGAAAAGAAACATCAAGCGACAGGCTTACCTGAATGAAGTTGAACAAAGAAACGACTCTGTCTTCTTTGCAACAATTGGAGCATTTGTGCTTCTACCACCGGCAGTCATCTTGTCTGTTGCCATATTGACTGGATATGTGCAGCTCTTCCCCTGA
- the LOC135629584 gene encoding urease accessory protein G isoform X2 has protein sequence MSSQDHHHHHHHEGDHHHHTHEEGSLAAASWVGPDGRVYHSHDGLAPHSHEPIYSPGFFSKRAPPLVDRDFKERAFTVGIGGPVGTGKTALMLALCQFLRDKYSLAAVTNDIFTKEDGEFLVKHGALPEQRIRAVETGGCPHAAIREDISINLGPLEELSNLYKADILLCESGGDNLAANFSRELADYIIYIIDVSGGDKIPRKGGPGITQADLLVINKTDIAQAVGADLKIMERDALRMRDGGPFVFAQMKLLQKKE, from the exons ATGTCTTCCCAAGaccaccaccatcatcaccaCCACGAAGGCGATCACCACCATCATACCCATGA AGAAGGCTCCTTGGCCGCGGCATCGTGGGTCGGTCCGGATGGGAGAGTGTACCACTCCCACGACGGCCTGGCGCCGCACTCGCACGAGCCCATCTACTCACCGGGGTTCTTCAGCAAGCGCGCGCCGCCCCTTGTTGACAGGGACTTCAAGGAGCGCGCTTTCACTGTCGGCATCGGCGGCCCCGTCGGCACCGG AAAAACAGCTTTAATGCTGGCACTTTGCCAATTTCTACGTGACAAATACAGTCTTGCAGCG GTAACAaatgatatattcacaaaagaggATGGAGAATTCTTAGTGAAGCATGGAGCACTTCCAGAGCAAAGGATTCGTGCTGTTGAAACTGGAGGCTGCCCACATGCTGCTATACGAGAAGATATAAGTATTAATCTAGGCCCTCTGGAAGAGCTATCTAATTTGTATAAGGCAGACATACTTCTTTGTGAATCTGGAGGAG ATAATTTAGCTGCTAACTTTAGCAGAGAATTAGCAGACTATATAATTTACATCATCGATGTTTCTGGTGGTGATAAAATACCTAGAAAAGGCGGACCAGGGATAACCCAAGCAGATCTTTTG GTAATAAACAAGACAGACATAGCACAAGCGGTCGGAGCTGACTTGAAAATTATGGAAAGGGATGCACTACGCATGCGGGATGGAGGGCCTTTTGTTTTTGCTCAG ATGAAACTACTTCAAAAGAAAGAATAA